One region of Constrictibacter sp. MBR-5 genomic DNA includes:
- the hisH gene encoding imidazole glycerol phosphate synthase subunit HisH, translating to MIVIVDYGLGNLRSVLNACEALGADARVSGEPQAVADARGLILPGVGAFGDGMAGLHARGLAEPIRRAARETGKPLLGICLGMQLLAARGTEHGSHEGLGLIGGSVERLPAVAPDGTKLRLPHVGWNGVRFDRREGLFAGFGEQADFYFVHGYALRPEDPGIVAGTCGYGAPFAAAVEADNVWAAQFHPEKSQKAGLAVLRNWLTRVAAW from the coding sequence GTGATCGTCATCGTCGACTACGGCCTCGGCAACCTGCGCTCCGTGCTCAACGCCTGCGAAGCGCTGGGCGCCGATGCGCGGGTGAGCGGCGAGCCGCAGGCCGTGGCCGACGCGCGCGGGCTGATCCTGCCCGGCGTCGGCGCCTTCGGCGACGGCATGGCGGGCCTTCACGCGCGCGGCCTCGCCGAGCCGATCCGCCGCGCGGCGCGCGAGACGGGCAAGCCGCTGCTCGGCATCTGCCTCGGCATGCAGCTCCTCGCGGCGCGCGGCACCGAGCACGGCAGCCACGAGGGGCTCGGCCTGATCGGCGGCAGCGTCGAGCGGCTGCCGGCCGTGGCACCGGACGGAACGAAACTGCGCCTGCCGCATGTCGGCTGGAACGGCGTGCGCTTCGACCGCCGCGAGGGTCTTTTCGCCGGGTTCGGCGAGCAGGCCGACTTCTACTTCGTCCACGGCTACGCCCTGCGGCCGGAAGATCCCGGCATCGTCGCCGGCACCTGCGGCTATGGCGCGCCGTTCGCCGCGGCGGTCGAGGCGGACAATGTCTGGGCGGCGCAGTTCCACCCGGAGAAGAGCCAGAAGGCCGGCCTCGCCGTGCTGCGCAACTGGCTCACCCGTGTCGCCGCATGGTGA